From Scytonema millei VB511283, the proteins below share one genomic window:
- a CDS encoding glycosyltransferase family 4 protein — protein sequence MTKLLIIFPSVERGGAEEYALTIAGDARKQGWQVHAAFPKTPQTTSLAQDFQQQKISYHYLEIAETYTRKLRTLRQYLPDCLRTLSLFLQLQPDAVIVVLPWVDRSLGTIFACAYLNIPTVVVFQLVPCHITLSQWQLTLYNWSRVRNQQWVAVSQDSQKLVGKIFQMPVSEVKCIYNGTKLEVDKKQSLQEIVALRDRLRQELELPLTSRLVLTVGRLNQQKGYSDPIPIIPAIVKEFPEVKFIWVGDGELRSQLEAEVKVTKIEASVLFLGYRADIPQLLKAADLFLFPSHYEGYPFALLEAMAGGLPIVASNANPMPEIITDRLDGLLFRKGDRHDLLTKLKWALLNPLLMRGMVENAKLRVCEFSATKMSCETLNLVQQLINVKQETENRKHNAA from the coding sequence GCTCGAAAGCAAGGTTGGCAGGTTCATGCAGCTTTTCCTAAAACTCCTCAAACAACTTCTCTCGCTCAAGATTTTCAGCAGCAAAAAATTAGCTATCACTATTTAGAAATAGCTGAAACTTATACTCGAAAACTCAGAACTTTACGTCAATATTTGCCCGATTGCTTGCGAACGCTCTCCTTGTTTTTACAACTTCAACCCGATGCAGTTATCGTCGTTCTTCCTTGGGTAGACCGCAGTTTAGGTACTATTTTTGCTTGCGCTTATTTAAATATTCCTACAGTGGTGGTGTTTCAGCTAGTTCCTTGTCACATTACCTTAAGCCAGTGGCAATTAACACTTTACAATTGGTCGAGAGTTAGAAATCAACAATGGGTAGCTGTTTCCCAAGATAGTCAAAAGTTAGTTGGTAAGATATTCCAGATGCCAGTTAGTGAAGTGAAATGTATCTATAATGGGACGAAATTAGAGGTAGACAAGAAGCAAAGCCTGCAAGAGATTGTAGCGCTGCGCGATCGCCTCCGCCAAGAATTAGAATTACCGTTAACTAGCCGTTTAGTTTTAACTGTCGGTCGGCTGAATCAACAGAAAGGTTATAGCGACCCGATCCCCATTATTCCCGCGATCGTGAAAGAATTTCCTGAAGTCAAGTTTATTTGGGTAGGAGATGGAGAACTGCGATCGCAGTTAGAAGCAGAAGTCAAAGTAACAAAAATCGAAGCATCTGTACTGTTTCTCGGCTATCGAGCTGACATACCACAGTTACTCAAAGCCGCCGATCTCTTTTTATTTCCCAGTCATTATGAAGGATATCCCTTTGCTTTATTAGAAGCAATGGCTGGCGGTCTGCCAATTGTTGCTTCTAATGCTAATCCTATGCCAGAAATAATTACGGATCGGTTAGATGGTTTATTATTTCGTAAGGGCGATCGCCACGATCTTTTAACAAAGCTAAAGTGGGCTTTGCTAAACCCTCTTTTGATGCGAGGTATGGTAGAAAATGCCAAACTGCGAGTTTGCGAATTCTCTGCAACTAAAATGAGTTGCGAAACTCTGAATTTAGTGCAGCAATTAATTAATGTAAAACAGGAGACAGAAAATAGAAAACATAACGCTGCCTGA
- a CDS encoding glycosyltransferase family 4 protein: protein MHNLKVIFLPWWSRNPYQQLLVTHLQALGVGVKTFSNNGKIFLTPEVIRWRPDVIHFHSLYPFYLSSNLLAFALKFLLFFAQLVFLKFVGIRIIWTIHDLKNHENMQVRAERIYSIFFAIFADAIITHCVQAKQTVIKSFHVFNKSKVFVVSHPHYINYYENNIDRETARKKLGITDAELIFLFLGLIRAYKGVPELIDAFKQLQQDKVYLVIAGKASEKLTQQIQQQVQDCHEIKFIPGFVADEQLQIYMNACDAMVLPYRDILTSGSVILAMSFGRACVAPRKGCISEVVSDLGGFLYNPEETDSLLYAMKDAIQHKSQLQQIGDRNRRVVEQWSWDSFARMTLQIYQHRSRSTSSLRSPVD from the coding sequence ATGCACAATTTAAAGGTGATTTTTCTGCCTTGGTGGTCGAGAAATCCTTATCAGCAGCTTTTAGTAACGCATCTTCAAGCATTGGGCGTAGGCGTAAAAACTTTTAGTAATAATGGAAAAATCTTTCTGACTCCAGAGGTTATCCGCTGGCGACCAGATGTTATTCATTTCCACTCACTATATCCATTCTATCTATCATCAAATCTGCTGGCTTTTGCGCTCAAGTTTCTATTATTTTTTGCTCAGCTCGTATTTTTAAAATTTGTTGGAATTAGAATTATTTGGACGATTCACGATTTAAAAAACCACGAAAACATGCAAGTGCGTGCGGAGCGAATTTATAGTATTTTTTTTGCTATATTTGCCGATGCTATTATTACCCATTGCGTACAAGCAAAACAGACGGTCATTAAATCATTTCATGTCTTCAATAAAAGTAAAGTTTTTGTTGTTTCACATCCCCACTACATCAACTACTATGAAAATAATATAGACCGCGAGACAGCGCGAAAAAAATTAGGTATAACAGATGCCGAACTAATTTTTTTATTTCTGGGATTGATTCGGGCTTACAAAGGCGTTCCCGAACTCATCGATGCTTTCAAGCAGCTACAACAAGACAAAGTTTATTTAGTTATTGCTGGTAAAGCATCTGAGAAATTAACTCAACAGATTCAGCAGCAAGTGCAAGATTGTCACGAAATTAAATTTATTCCTGGTTTTGTAGCTGACGAGCAATTACAAATCTATATGAATGCTTGCGATGCGATGGTACTGCCATACCGAGATATCTTAACCTCGGGTTCGGTAATTTTAGCTATGTCCTTCGGTCGTGCGTGTGTCGCTCCCCGTAAAGGCTGTATCAGCGAAGTGGTCAGTGACTTAGGAGGGTTTCTCTACAATCCAGAAGAAACGGACAGTTTGTTGTATGCTATGAAAGATGCAATTCAACACAAATCTCAGTTGCAACAAATAGGCGATCGCAACCGCCGAGTAGTGGAGCAGTGGAGCTGGGATAGCTTTGCACGCATGACACTACAAATTTATCAGCATCGATCTCGATCGACATCGAGCTTGCGATCGCCCGTAGATTAA
- a CDS encoding oligosaccharide flippase family protein: MSLRTQVMRGGTFLVLRQALGMILSLGGVLLLTRILGPKTYGLYSATLNIFVYVQSLSQLGIEIYLVRQKDEEDIKLYHQAFTLLLLLAIGGTGISLIGIPLLQEWVRLEGFSDVARVMFLGLPVVLLSQVPLARLERHLDYKQVALIELNGQFVYYLVALPLAFQGAGVWSPAIGWWMQQVMTLGLLYWRADYRPRWHWQPDVIQQMLSYSVGYSASSWVWQLRNLVNPLVVGRYAGAEAVGFVALAIRIVEVLSFVKTATWRLSIAALARLQGDPVRLGKAVSEGMSLQILALGPLLVFVSWLNPWLIPLLFGQHWLPVIQIYPFIALSYLSNAVFNLHCSVLYVLQRNWEVTAFHLAHIILFAGTALVVTSHFNGFVGYGWGEVAALASYAVLHVFVVQHIKRPTYRLPIIWWLALVGALFIYQLGWWSALGLIALFCMPATYRQLKYYIDSLRQARSER; encoded by the coding sequence ATGAGCCTACGTACTCAAGTCATGCGAGGCGGAACATTCTTAGTTCTGCGCCAAGCATTAGGCATGATTCTCTCTTTGGGAGGTGTTTTACTACTTACCCGCATTTTAGGTCCGAAAACATACGGGCTTTACTCTGCCACGCTAAATATTTTTGTCTACGTTCAAAGTCTCAGTCAGTTAGGAATTGAGATTTATCTGGTGCGACAGAAAGATGAAGAAGACATCAAACTTTATCATCAAGCCTTTACCTTGCTGCTCTTACTGGCGATAGGAGGTACTGGCATATCTCTCATAGGGATACCCTTACTACAAGAGTGGGTACGTCTAGAAGGATTTAGCGATGTGGCTCGCGTCATGTTTCTGGGTCTGCCAGTCGTGTTGCTGAGCCAAGTTCCTTTGGCAAGACTAGAGCGACACTTGGATTACAAACAAGTCGCTTTGATCGAACTGAACGGTCAGTTCGTTTACTACTTAGTTGCCCTTCCCCTGGCTTTTCAGGGAGCTGGTGTCTGGTCGCCTGCGATTGGATGGTGGATGCAACAAGTTATGACTCTAGGACTACTTTACTGGCGGGCAGATTATCGCCCTCGTTGGCATTGGCAACCAGATGTGATTCAGCAAATGCTGAGCTACAGCGTTGGCTACTCTGCTTCCTCCTGGGTTTGGCAACTACGTAACCTGGTCAACCCTCTAGTAGTCGGTAGGTATGCAGGTGCGGAAGCAGTAGGATTTGTCGCCTTAGCGATTCGGATTGTGGAAGTCCTGAGTTTTGTCAAAACCGCAACTTGGCGATTGTCGATCGCAGCTTTGGCTCGTCTCCAAGGCGATCCCGTGCGACTCGGTAAAGCAGTGAGCGAAGGTATGAGCCTTCAGATCTTAGCGCTGGGTCCTCTGTTAGTATTCGTTAGTTGGCTCAATCCTTGGCTGATACCGTTGTTGTTCGGTCAGCACTGGTTGCCAGTCATTCAAATCTATCCTTTTATTGCCCTCAGTTACCTCAGCAACGCCGTGTTCAATCTCCATTGTTCTGTGCTTTACGTCTTGCAGCGCAACTGGGAAGTGACAGCTTTTCACTTAGCACACATTATCTTGTTTGCTGGCACGGCGTTGGTTGTAACCTCTCATTTTAATGGCTTCGTTGGATACGGTTGGGGAGAGGTAGCGGCTTTAGCTAGCTATGCCGTTCTCCATGTTTTTGTCGTGCAGCATATTAAACGTCCTACCTATCGCTTACCTATAATTTGGTGGCTAGCTTTGGTAGGAGCTTTATTTATTTACCAATTGGGTTGGTGGTCGGCTTTAGGTTTGATCGCGCTGTTTTGTATGCCTGCTACCTATCGGCAGTTGAAATACTACATCGACAGCCTGCGGCAAGCTCGATCGGAGCGTTAG
- a CDS encoding glycosyltransferase family 2 protein: protein MRFKVSIIVPTYNSEDYIARAIKSVLQQTESQVEIIVIDDASVDATVQVVQQYKCDRLQLLINDGNRGPSYSRNRGIAAARGEWIALLDSDDWFAPERIEKLLQVALAEDADVVADDLYLIANRANQPWGTRFSAPLGFGWRRPKFQGVTQIDAVDFIEMDLGVVKPIFKRDFLVHHNLSFDDNLRYGEDFQFYLKALICGAKFIILPQPYYYYCSRPGSLITDYLTCQQQMYVDIDRFLQVDAVQKNFALIRSLTRRYKIVGTHLSISLAYNQLKAVFKSEKLFAAIAKIITNPQIVVLSILHIIRNLTQRAAPLWVALSRNSKKISLNRI from the coding sequence ATGCGTTTCAAAGTATCCATAATTGTACCCACATATAATAGTGAGGACTATATTGCCAGGGCAATAAAATCTGTATTGCAACAGACAGAATCTCAAGTAGAAATTATTGTGATAGACGATGCTTCTGTTGATGCTACCGTACAAGTGGTACAACAGTATAAGTGCGATCGCCTCCAATTACTGATAAATGATGGCAACCGGGGACCTAGCTACAGCCGCAATCGCGGTATTGCCGCAGCTAGGGGAGAATGGATAGCTTTGCTAGATTCTGATGATTGGTTTGCCCCTGAAAGAATTGAAAAGTTGCTGCAAGTCGCTCTAGCAGAAGATGCAGATGTAGTAGCCGATGACTTATATCTGATTGCCAATCGGGCCAACCAGCCGTGGGGAACGAGATTTTCTGCTCCGCTAGGATTTGGTTGGCGACGACCTAAGTTTCAAGGAGTTACGCAAATCGATGCAGTAGATTTTATTGAAATGGATTTAGGTGTAGTGAAACCCATATTTAAACGTGATTTTCTCGTTCATCATAATTTGAGTTTCGATGACAATTTACGTTATGGAGAAGACTTTCAATTTTATTTGAAAGCTCTCATTTGTGGGGCAAAATTTATCATCCTTCCTCAGCCCTATTATTATTATTGCTCTCGTCCTGGCTCTCTGATTACTGATTATCTAACATGCCAGCAGCAAATGTATGTAGATATCGATCGCTTCCTTCAAGTCGATGCAGTTCAAAAAAACTTTGCTCTAATACGTTCTTTAACAAGAAGATATAAAATCGTTGGAACTCATTTAAGTATTAGTTTAGCTTACAACCAATTAAAAGCAGTGTTTAAAAGCGAAAAACTGTTCGCCGCGATCGCTAAAATTATTACCAATCCTCAGATCGTTGTCCTATCGATTTTACATATCATCAGAAACTTAACACAGCGAGCGGCTCCGCTGTGGGTTGCGCTATCTCGCAATTCAAAAAAAATCAGTTTAAATCGCATATAG
- a CDS encoding O-antigen ligase family protein, with product MKLLLRAEKVFTVISLLTLTGAWFPRLYEIVSGESLIVLTSEGVVALQIPFYSIYITTFALILLRWKKIIQALVKGKLLLLLVAIAIVSILWSDAPAITLRRSLAVSGATSFGIYLATRYSHKEQLHLLAWTFGIAVLSSILFTIALPAYAIVPDPNSVALGSVWQGIYIHKNVFGRIMTLSTIVLAIVAFSPSQSRYLAWIALSLAVSQVLLSFSTSSWIILAIVLALFPLYRALRWNFSWMLLLYIAVALFCGSLAVLITSNLDLVLNSLGKDLTLTGRTKVWSAVIDKIGERPWLGYGYSAFWRGNEGASAYVRLASGWKVAFSHNGLLDLWLDLGFIGVSVYLIGFFKAFTQAITWMRWSKTSYGLWHLILLTFIFLTNFSESTILKSNDIFWVLYTATYFSLSQSSIDV from the coding sequence ATGAAACTTTTACTTCGTGCGGAAAAGGTATTTACAGTTATATCGTTACTGACTCTGACGGGAGCTTGGTTTCCACGCCTGTATGAAATCGTCAGTGGAGAATCACTGATCGTACTCACATCTGAGGGAGTTGTAGCACTACAAATTCCTTTCTACTCGATTTATATCACTACATTTGCGCTCATATTGCTTCGATGGAAAAAAATTATACAAGCGCTGGTAAAAGGCAAGCTTTTATTATTACTAGTTGCGATCGCGATCGTCTCAATTTTATGGTCAGATGCACCTGCGATTACGCTGCGACGAAGTTTAGCCGTCTCAGGTGCGACTTCATTCGGCATCTATTTAGCTACACGATATAGTCACAAAGAGCAATTGCATCTATTAGCTTGGACTTTTGGAATAGCAGTACTATCTAGTATATTATTTACCATAGCGTTACCAGCTTACGCAATTGTTCCAGACCCAAATAGCGTAGCTTTAGGATCGGTTTGGCAAGGGATATATATCCACAAAAATGTTTTTGGTCGGATTATGACTCTAAGCACAATTGTCTTAGCAATTGTTGCTTTTAGTCCTTCTCAATCTCGATATTTAGCCTGGATCGCCTTGAGCCTTGCAGTCAGTCAAGTGTTACTGTCATTTTCTACTAGTTCTTGGATTATCTTAGCAATTGTTCTAGCACTATTTCCTTTATATCGGGCTTTGCGATGGAACTTTTCTTGGATGTTGCTACTATATATTGCCGTAGCACTATTCTGCGGTAGCTTAGCTGTTCTAATTACGAGCAATTTGGATCTTGTCTTAAATAGTTTGGGAAAAGATTTAACCTTGACTGGTCGAACCAAAGTTTGGTCTGCTGTTATCGACAAAATTGGCGAACGTCCTTGGTTGGGTTATGGATATAGCGCTTTTTGGCGGGGTAATGAAGGAGCATCTGCTTATGTTCGGCTAGCTAGTGGATGGAAAGTAGCTTTCTCTCATAACGGCTTATTAGATCTATGGCTCGATCTAGGATTTATTGGAGTTTCAGTTTACTTAATCGGTTTTTTTAAAGCTTTTACGCAAGCAATAACGTGGATGCGCTGGTCTAAAACATCTTATGGATTATGGCATTTAATCTTGTTAACGTTCATATTTTTAACTAATTTTTCTGAAAGCACAATTTTGAAGTCAAATGATATTTTCTGGGTGTTGTATACAGCAACATACTTTTCGCTGTCACAAAGCTCGATAGATGTTTAG
- a CDS encoding glycosyltransferase, with amino-acid sequence MSSSLAVFIPSLDGGGAERVMLNLADGFAAQGVKVSLVLVKAEGPYLSQVSSKVELVTLGSRQKLLLSFPDLINYLRREQPVAMLCGQEDANIVALWAKQLMKVSTQMVAIVHNHLSRDAQTSTLLKRQLTPHLVRWFYPWADKIVAVSQGVAEDLVDIGLPKDKIQAIYNPVVTPELHDRARESISHPWFAPDQPPVIMGAGRLENQKDFPTLIRAVAQLRQQRPVRLMILGEGTKRPELEALIRELGLTDSVAMPGFVSNPYAYMARANVFVLSSIWEGFGNVLVEAIAVGTPVVSTNCKSGPAEILEHGKYGNLVAVGDVMGMAEAIAQTLDCPPASTELQRRAERFSTAKVLAEYRQILQIT; translated from the coding sequence ATGTCCTCTAGCCTAGCAGTTTTTATCCCGAGTCTCGATGGTGGCGGAGCCGAAAGAGTTATGCTCAACCTCGCTGATGGTTTTGCTGCTCAAGGTGTAAAAGTTAGTTTAGTTTTAGTTAAGGCAGAGGGACCATATCTGTCGCAAGTATCTTCAAAGGTAGAATTAGTCACTTTGGGAAGTCGGCAGAAGTTACTGCTCAGCTTTCCCGATTTGATAAATTATCTGCGGCGAGAGCAACCTGTCGCAATGTTATGCGGACAAGAGGATGCCAATATAGTCGCACTTTGGGCAAAGCAACTGATGAAAGTATCGACTCAAATGGTCGCGATCGTCCACAATCATCTCTCACGCGATGCCCAAACTTCTACCCTACTCAAAAGACAACTGACACCTCATCTGGTACGTTGGTTCTACCCTTGGGCGGATAAAATTGTCGCTGTGTCTCAAGGGGTGGCTGAGGATCTCGTCGATATTGGTTTACCAAAAGACAAAATTCAGGCAATTTATAATCCCGTCGTAACTCCAGAACTGCACGACCGGGCAAGAGAAAGTATATCTCATCCTTGGTTTGCGCCAGACCAACCTCCAGTGATTATGGGAGCGGGAAGGCTAGAGAATCAGAAGGATTTTCCAACTTTGATCCGTGCTGTTGCTCAGTTACGGCAGCAGCGTCCCGTGCGGCTGATGATTTTGGGCGAAGGGACAAAACGACCTGAATTAGAGGCTTTGATAAGGGAACTCGGTTTAACAGATAGCGTTGCCATGCCAGGATTTGTGAGTAATCCATACGCTTATATGGCAAGGGCAAATGTTTTTGTCCTCTCGTCGATCTGGGAAGGTTTTGGTAACGTGCTAGTAGAAGCGATCGCAGTTGGAACTCCGGTGGTTTCTACTAATTGCAAAAGTGGTCCGGCAGAAATTTTAGAACATGGCAAGTATGGCAATTTAGTCGCCGTAGGGGATGTCATGGGGATGGCTGAGGCGATCGCCCAGACGCTAGACTGTCCGCCAGCATCTACTGAATTACAGCGTCGAGCCGAGCGATTTTCTACTGCAAAAGTTTTGGCAGAGTATCGACAGATTCTACAAATAACCTAG
- a CDS encoding glycosyltransferase family 4 protein, with translation MKKSGEKQINVLMVGDSLSKQGGIVTLEKYMLKHAPANVQIQHIGTAVDGSAMQKAFGFAIALVRVILVLLTKKVDIVHAHVAERGSAYRKSIVTLIAKFLFRKPVILHSNSPEFHEFYQGLSLNVRQGLLWAFSQCDRFITVSDSWRNFYVDKFGLKPEQVLVLANPIELPIQVPHRERANQINLVFLGRIGQRKGTFDLIRAFAMLPEPIRNQANLILAGDGEVDKARDLVTSYHSNISNISDRITIYDWLNPKQRDALLTKAHVFILPTYNEGLPLALLEAMGWGLPVITTPVGGIPDLIVSGKNGLLVQPGDIQQLSTAIESLIQDENLRLALGSAARECVTPLDVKSYFSFLLQIYDLVLGFQENQ, from the coding sequence ATGAAAAAGAGCGGTGAAAAACAAATTAATGTTCTCATGGTGGGAGACAGCTTATCTAAGCAGGGAGGAATTGTCACTTTAGAAAAGTATATGCTGAAACACGCTCCTGCTAACGTGCAAATTCAACATATTGGTACGGCAGTTGATGGTTCGGCAATGCAAAAGGCTTTTGGGTTTGCGATCGCCTTGGTGCGGGTTATCTTGGTACTACTGACGAAAAAAGTGGATATCGTTCACGCGCATGTAGCCGAGAGAGGCAGTGCTTATCGCAAATCAATCGTGACTTTAATTGCTAAATTCTTATTTCGTAAACCCGTGATTTTACATTCTAATAGTCCTGAGTTTCATGAATTTTATCAGGGGTTATCTTTGAATGTTAGACAAGGGTTGCTGTGGGCATTTAGTCAGTGCGATCGCTTCATTACTGTTTCCGATAGTTGGCGTAATTTCTATGTGGATAAATTTGGTTTAAAACCAGAACAAGTTTTGGTACTGGCTAATCCAATTGAATTACCAATTCAAGTTCCTCACCGAGAACGGGCGAACCAAATTAATCTTGTTTTCTTAGGACGCATCGGACAGCGTAAAGGCACTTTCGATCTGATTCGCGCTTTTGCCATGTTACCTGAGCCGATAAGAAACCAAGCAAATTTAATCTTGGCAGGAGATGGAGAGGTTGACAAAGCCCGCGATTTAGTCACGAGCTATCATTCAAATATTAGTAATATTAGCGATCGCATTACTATATATGACTGGCTCAATCCAAAGCAACGAGATGCTTTATTAACCAAAGCGCATGTCTTTATTTTACCTACTTACAATGAAGGATTGCCCTTAGCTTTGCTAGAAGCAATGGGATGGGGATTACCTGTCATCACAACGCCAGTAGGGGGGATTCCCGATTTGATTGTCTCGGGAAAAAATGGTTTATTAGTCCAACCTGGAGATATTCAACAACTTTCCACTGCTATTGAATCGCTGATTCAGGATGAAAACTTGAGACTTGCTTTGGGTAGTGCGGCGAGGGAATGCGTCACGCCTTTGGATGTCAAAAGTTATTTCAGTTTCCTATTGCAAATCTACGATCTAGTATTAGGCTTTCAGGAAAATCAGTAG
- a CDS encoding endo-1,4-beta-xylanase, whose translation MNHRQITRRLAIALGLSTFAGVSVSPLLKLDNLSQQAEAVESGTQDFTIVGNASLRDRAAAKRFLFGAATGYHKLTNDAALNAKFRQDCAILMAEEDLLWGALRPDADTFAFTKGDWLIDYARQHKMLVGATHLVWHEYMPQWLEEKLNKQNAEQILLQHINKVVTRYAKKIHFWSVVNEAILTSDKRPDGLRKTPWLEFLGPDYIEMAFRAAAAADPQALLLYNDNALEYDIPYHDERRAAVLKWLERLKAKDTPIHGLGLQSHIGKLDNFSPKKLKTFLRDVASLGLKIVITEMDVGDAGMPTDIKVRDRMVAEVYKQFLSVVLEEPAVLGAITWGLSDKYTWLSNYAPREDGTPVRSLPYDAEMNRKLAWNGIALAFEQLKQRRKSSKLWLAWRRLQTQV comes from the coding sequence ATGAATCATCGGCAAATCACAAGACGGCTAGCAATTGCTCTAGGGTTAAGTACCTTTGCAGGTGTAAGCGTATCACCACTGCTGAAACTTGACAATTTGAGCCAACAGGCTGAAGCAGTAGAAAGTGGAACGCAAGATTTTACGATTGTCGGCAATGCAAGTTTACGCGATCGAGCAGCAGCCAAAAGATTTCTTTTTGGAGCAGCAACAGGATACCATAAACTAACCAACGATGCAGCGCTGAATGCGAAATTTCGCCAAGATTGTGCCATTTTAATGGCAGAAGAAGATTTATTATGGGGTGCGCTTCGTCCAGATGCAGACACTTTTGCCTTTACCAAAGGTGATTGGCTAATTGATTACGCTCGCCAACACAAAATGTTAGTTGGTGCTACTCATTTGGTATGGCATGAATATATGCCTCAGTGGTTGGAAGAAAAGCTGAATAAGCAAAATGCCGAACAGATCCTACTGCAACATATCAATAAAGTTGTGACACGCTATGCTAAAAAGATTCATTTTTGGTCTGTAGTGAACGAAGCAATCTTAACTTCCGATAAACGACCGGATGGATTGCGAAAAACGCCGTGGTTAGAATTTTTAGGACCCGATTATATTGAGATGGCATTTCGTGCTGCTGCTGCCGCAGATCCGCAAGCTTTGTTGCTATATAACGACAACGCTTTGGAATACGATATTCCCTATCATGACGAAAGACGAGCAGCGGTATTAAAATGGTTGGAAAGATTGAAAGCTAAAGATACTCCCATACACGGTTTAGGTTTACAATCTCATATAGGCAAATTAGATAATTTTAGCCCCAAAAAACTGAAAACTTTTTTGCGTGATGTTGCTAGTCTGGGTTTAAAGATCGTTATCACTGAAATGGATGTTGGAGATGCAGGAATGCCGACAGACATTAAAGTACGCGATCGCATGGTTGCCGAAGTTTACAAACAGTTTCTCTCGGTAGTCTTGGAGGAACCAGCGGTTTTGGGCGCAATTACTTGGGGATTGAGCGATAAGTATACATGGCTTTCTAACTATGCACCTAGAGAAGACGGCACGCCAGTACGTTCGCTACCATATGATGCTGAGATGAATCGTAAGTTAGCTTGGAATGGGATTGCTCTTGCTTTCGAGCAGCTGAAACAACGTCGTAAATCTTCTAAACTTTGGCTGGCATGGAGAAGACTCCAAACACAAGTTTAA